The following coding sequences lie in one Methylotuvimicrobium alcaliphilum 20Z genomic window:
- a CDS encoding ABC transporter substrate-binding protein: MTTTDLTKHLSRRHFIRCLTALSLSPWLPGCESLFARRIAIAAHAWPGYEFLFLAQREKWLDSSLVDLMETTSATESLSALIEGKIDGAALTLDEVLTTRASGLPLTVVLVFNISAGADMLLARPYIVKSADLKGQRIGFEKGTVGSLLLHKALDAAGLSMAEITAVPLTIDAHFQAWQQQKVDALVTYDPIASRLLREGATKLFDSRKIPDTILDVLAFRTDRLDFSRAPAIRHLVSAHLKALEHLTKNPQDAAYRMAPRFKLSPAQVLGTYKGLVIPDRSNNRRLLEGSSPILLDSARNLSIFMYESGKLPHENDLTDLIDPSYL; encoded by the coding sequence GTGACGACAACAGATTTGACGAAACACCTATCCCGCCGGCACTTCATTCGATGCCTTACCGCACTGAGCCTATCACCCTGGCTTCCCGGCTGTGAATCATTGTTTGCTCGACGAATTGCGATTGCCGCTCATGCTTGGCCCGGTTATGAATTCCTGTTTCTAGCCCAGCGCGAAAAATGGTTGGATAGCTCCTTAGTCGATTTGATGGAAACAACCTCTGCAACCGAATCATTAAGCGCACTGATCGAAGGCAAGATTGACGGTGCAGCATTGACACTGGACGAAGTTTTAACGACACGCGCATCCGGCTTGCCGCTTACCGTGGTTTTGGTATTTAACATTTCAGCTGGTGCGGATATGTTGTTAGCTAGACCATACATAGTAAAATCAGCCGATCTCAAGGGGCAGCGCATCGGCTTTGAAAAAGGCACGGTCGGCTCGCTATTGCTGCACAAAGCACTTGATGCCGCGGGCTTGTCAATGGCTGAAATCACAGCGGTTCCCTTGACAATCGACGCCCATTTTCAGGCCTGGCAACAGCAAAAAGTCGACGCCCTAGTCACATACGATCCGATTGCCAGCCGTTTATTACGCGAAGGTGCAACCAAGCTTTTCGACAGTCGAAAAATTCCTGACACTATTCTTGATGTGTTGGCTTTTCGAACCGATCGTTTAGACTTTAGTCGAGCACCAGCCATTCGCCATTTGGTCTCCGCCCATCTTAAGGCGCTTGAGCATTTGACCAAAAACCCACAAGATGCTGCATACCGAATGGCACCGCGCTTTAAATTATCGCCTGCTCAAGTGCTTGGCACATATAAGGGTTTAGTCATTCCCGATCGAAGCAACAATCGACGCTTACTGGAAGGGTCGTCTCCAATTCTGCTAGACAGCGCACGCAACCTTAGCATCTTCATGTACGAATCGGGAAAACTACCGCACGAGAACGACTTAACCGATTTGATTGACCCAAGCTACTTATGA
- a CDS encoding Gfo/Idh/MocA family protein: MNEHKKLRWGILGAARVNERLMPAIVDASNAELVAIGSRRPGAAAETLAKYAPHQQGVRAYDSPEAILDDDEIEAVYLPMANREHAEWALRAIEKGKHVLCEKPMALKVSDIEAIEAAAHRHNVTVMEGFMYRFHPQHARVLDIVHSGEIGEVKTVRASFSFMMKPARRYRVADSIDQGGGAMWDIGCYAIHSLRLFFDGMPESVTAVSKYIESGADTASSGVLDFGDGKYAHFDFSFERARRCEYEVVGTKGGLKCHGVWQNPGDIPVISWWTEGGRQSEEILPIADHFRLEIEHFSDCVLTGKAPALSLEDAKTNCRIIVGALQSAEDGRVVRF, translated from the coding sequence ATGAACGAACACAAGAAATTACGCTGGGGTATCTTAGGCGCGGCAAGAGTCAACGAGCGGCTGATGCCGGCGATCGTCGACGCGAGCAATGCCGAATTGGTCGCGATCGGCAGTCGACGTCCCGGCGCTGCGGCGGAAACCTTGGCGAAATATGCGCCGCATCAGCAAGGTGTTCGCGCTTACGATAGCCCTGAAGCGATTCTCGATGACGATGAAATCGAAGCGGTTTATTTACCGATGGCGAATCGTGAACATGCCGAGTGGGCCTTGCGCGCGATCGAGAAGGGCAAGCATGTATTGTGCGAAAAGCCGATGGCGTTGAAAGTTTCGGATATCGAAGCGATAGAAGCTGCGGCGCATCGTCATAACGTCACCGTGATGGAAGGCTTTATGTACCGTTTTCATCCGCAGCATGCGCGGGTCTTGGATATTGTGCATTCCGGCGAGATCGGCGAGGTTAAAACGGTGCGTGCGAGTTTTTCGTTCATGATGAAACCGGCCAGAAGGTATCGGGTCGCCGATAGTATCGATCAGGGCGGCGGAGCGATGTGGGATATAGGCTGCTATGCGATACATTCGCTCAGGTTGTTTTTCGACGGGATGCCGGAGTCGGTCACGGCGGTATCCAAATATATCGAAAGCGGCGCCGATACCGCAAGTAGCGGTGTGCTTGATTTCGGCGACGGTAAATATGCGCATTTCGATTTTAGCTTTGAACGCGCGCGGCGCTGCGAATACGAAGTTGTCGGTACAAAAGGCGGTTTGAAATGTCATGGCGTTTGGCAAAATCCGGGCGATATTCCAGTCATTTCCTGGTGGACGGAAGGAGGGCGGCAATCTGAGGAGATACTCCCTATCGCCGATCATTTCCGTTTGGAAATCGAACACTTCAGCGATTGCGTTTTGACCGGCAAGGCTCCCGCGCTTTCGCTTGAAGACGCTAAGACCAATTGCCGGATTATTGTCGGTGCGCTGCAATCGGCCGAGGACGGTCGGGTAGTTCGCTTTTAA
- a CDS encoding IS3 family transposase (programmed frameshift), with product MSSAFAAEPSRITSEVLEKAARRTFTAEYKERILTQADACSEPGCIGKLLRTEGLYSSHLSKWRSEREQAIRAGLSKPRGRKPSDKNPLAAENARLQAEIQRLQACLTQAEAIIDVQKKPFATAGLVRDSSPHRESIMKATLELSREVGVKAACEALNFNRASFYRAQQDRSSWPVERPRPPLALSTDEELHVLAHLHSERFMDCSPYQVYAALLDEGVYLCSISTLYRILVRHQEVRERRNQLRRPNYTKPELLATAPNQVWSWDITKLKGPAKWTYFYLYVIIDIFSRCVVGWMVAHRESTELAKRLIGESCTRQTIREGQLTIHADRGSSMTSKGVEQLLADLGVTKTHSRPHVSNDNPYSEAQFKTLKYRPGFPAQFGAIEDARSFCGTFFDWYNHDHYHSGIALLTPASVHSGQAVEIVTQRTQVLHAAFERNPERFKNRQPHAQAVPEAAWINPPPSRTANEALDQEN from the exons GTGTCCTCCGCGTTCGCCGCGGAACCTTCCCGCATCACCAGCGAAGTGCTTGAAAAGGCCGCCCGCCGGACGTTTACCGCCGAATACAAAGAGCGCATCTTGACCCAGGCTGATGCGTGTAGCGAACCGGGCTGCATCGGCAAGTTGCTGCGCACAGAGGGATTATATTCCTCACATCTCAGCAAATGGCGCAGCGAACGTGAGCAGGCCATCCGCGCCGGTCTATCCAAGCCGCGTGGCCGCAAACCTTCGGACAAGAATCCGTTAGCCGCTGAAAATGCTCGTCTGCAAGCCGAAATTCAGCGTTTGCAGGCATGCCTAACACAGGCGGAGGCTATCATCGATGTCCAAAAAAAAC CTTTCGCAACTGCTGGGCTTGTGCGAGATTCCAGCCCACACCGGGAGAGCATCATGAAGGCCACGCTTGAACTCAGCCGTGAGGTTGGCGTTAAGGCCGCCTGCGAGGCGCTCAACTTCAACCGTGCCTCGTTTTATCGCGCACAACAAGATCGCTCTTCGTGGCCGGTCGAACGTCCGCGCCCGCCGCTGGCACTGAGTACGGACGAAGAGCTACACGTCCTGGCGCATCTGCACAGCGAGCGTTTCATGGATTGCTCGCCTTATCAGGTCTATGCGGCGCTGCTCGACGAGGGCGTTTACCTGTGCTCCATCAGCACCCTCTATCGCATCCTGGTGCGCCACCAGGAAGTGCGCGAGCGCCGCAACCAGCTTCGTCGTCCCAACTACACCAAGCCCGAGTTACTCGCCACTGCGCCCAACCAAGTATGGTCATGGGATATCACCAAACTCAAAGGCCCGGCCAAATGGACGTATTTCTACCTCTACGTCATTATCGACATTTTCAGCCGCTGCGTGGTCGGCTGGATGGTAGCGCACCGCGAATCCACCGAGCTGGCTAAGCGACTGATTGGCGAAAGCTGTACTCGGCAAACTATCCGTGAAGGCCAATTGACTATTCACGCCGACCGCGGCAGCAGTATGACCTCCAAAGGCGTCGAGCAACTGCTGGCTGACCTGGGCGTGACCAAAACCCATTCACGGCCCCATGTCTCCAACGACAACCCGTATTCCGAGGCGCAGTTCAAGACCTTGAAATACCGACCGGGCTTTCCGGCTCAATTCGGCGCTATCGAAGATGCCAGAAGCTTTTGCGGAACGTTCTTCGACTGGTACAACCATGACCACTATCACTCCGGCATTGCACTGTTAACCCCGGCCAGCGTTCACAGCGGCCAAGCCGTCGAGATAGTTACGCAGCGCACGCAAGTCCTGCATGCCGCATTCGAGCGCAATCCGGAACGCTTCAAAAACCGCCAACCCCATGCCCAAGCCGTACCTGAAGCCGCTTGGATTAACCCGCCCCCTTCACGGACGGCAAATGAGGCTCTCGACCAGGAAAACTAA
- a CDS encoding exosortase system-associated protein, TIGR04073 family has translation MKIPRQYVIVFFTVFMMFSAQYANAYSAADKSLRGLAGMTTGVLEIPGNMVKESQAQGPAIGIPMGLAIGLGMTVTRTLVGVYEFLSAPFPLPAGFRPILKPEYPWDYFK, from the coding sequence ATGAAAATTCCAAGGCAATATGTCATCGTTTTTTTCACAGTTTTTATGATGTTTTCTGCGCAATACGCGAATGCTTATTCCGCAGCCGACAAATCGTTGCGTGGATTAGCTGGGATGACGACCGGAGTGCTCGAGATTCCGGGGAACATGGTCAAGGAGAGCCAGGCTCAGGGTCCTGCAATCGGAATACCGATGGGATTGGCTATCGGCTTGGGCATGACGGTTACGCGTACCTTGGTGGGCGTTTATGAGTTTCTTTCCGCTCCGTTTCCATTGCCGGCCGGTTTTCGTCCAATTTTGAAACCCGAGTATCCTTGGGATTACTTCAAATAG
- the bfr gene encoding bacterioferritin: MKGNSQVIERLNELLAGELTAIDQYFIHSRMYENWGFGKLYERIAHEVQDETAHADALIKRILFLEGTPDLSKREPLKVGANVSDMLKNDLELELKVIASLRSVIAFCESAQDYQTREILEGMLKDTEDDHTHWLEQQLGLIDRIGLQNYLQSQQ; this comes from the coding sequence ATGAAAGGTAATAGTCAAGTTATCGAGCGCTTGAACGAATTATTGGCCGGCGAATTGACGGCAATCGATCAATATTTTATTCATTCTCGTATGTATGAAAATTGGGGGTTCGGTAAACTCTACGAACGCATTGCTCATGAAGTGCAAGATGAGACTGCCCATGCCGACGCATTAATCAAGCGCATTTTATTTTTGGAAGGCACGCCGGATTTATCGAAGCGCGAGCCTCTAAAGGTAGGTGCGAATGTCTCGGATATGCTGAAAAACGATCTTGAATTGGAATTAAAGGTCATTGCCTCATTGCGGTCGGTCATCGCCTTTTGCGAATCGGCGCAAGATTATCAGACCCGAGAAATTTTGGAAGGCATGCTAAAGGACACAGAGGACGATCATACGCATTGGCTGGAACAGCAATTGGGGTTAATCGATAGAATCGGGTTGCAAAACTATTTGCAATCGCAACAATAA
- a CDS encoding ATP-binding cassette domain-containing protein — protein sequence MTDLYRLNDIRFLYVDKVALTLPSLSVKTGKITALIGPNGCGKSTLLNMLAFLDSPQQGSINFKGETVRTKKQLQALRKRVGLLTQKPYMLRGTVADNLKLALKLHSVPKLLWQNKINEVLNRLDAIHLLNQQANTLSGGQLQKAALARALINDPEVLLLDEPFSYLDQAANNMLEEFIQDYSASTRNLIFSTHNRLQGLALADEVITLINGSQVQTPLLNLFHGHLDNHIFNTGKLSVVLTGDIEGCRHISIDPHEIVLSKEPFCSSIRNQYPGRVTSISEEMGKVRVNISAGEIFQALITFEALHDLKLQLGDEVWVNFKSNSIVTF from the coding sequence ATGACCGACCTTTACCGACTAAACGATATTCGTTTTCTTTACGTTGATAAGGTAGCACTCACACTGCCTTCGCTTAGCGTCAAAACCGGTAAAATCACTGCATTGATCGGCCCTAACGGTTGCGGAAAAAGCACTTTACTTAACATGCTGGCTTTTTTAGATTCGCCGCAGCAAGGCAGCATCAACTTCAAGGGTGAAACCGTTCGCACCAAAAAGCAACTGCAAGCATTAAGAAAGCGTGTTGGGCTACTAACCCAAAAACCTTACATGCTTCGGGGTACGGTGGCTGATAATCTAAAACTTGCGCTAAAATTACACAGCGTACCGAAACTGCTTTGGCAAAACAAAATTAACGAGGTTCTCAACCGTCTCGATGCCATTCATTTACTCAACCAGCAAGCCAATACGCTGTCGGGTGGGCAACTGCAAAAAGCGGCTCTTGCACGCGCACTAATTAACGATCCCGAGGTTTTGTTATTAGACGAACCATTCAGTTATTTGGATCAAGCCGCGAATAACATGCTTGAGGAGTTTATCCAAGATTACAGCGCCTCCACTCGTAACTTGATCTTTAGCACCCATAACCGGCTGCAAGGCTTAGCGCTTGCCGACGAAGTCATAACGCTCATTAACGGCAGCCAAGTTCAAACACCGTTACTAAACTTGTTTCATGGTCATCTTGACAATCATATTTTTAATACGGGTAAACTGAGTGTCGTTTTAACCGGGGACATCGAAGGATGTCGGCATATTTCGATCGATCCGCATGAAATTGTCTTGTCCAAAGAACCTTTTTGTTCCAGTATTCGCAATCAATATCCGGGACGCGTCACATCGATTTCGGAGGAAATGGGCAAGGTGAGAGTCAATATTTCAGCAGGCGAAATTTTTCAAGCTCTAATTACCTTCGAAGCGTTACATGATTTAAAGTTGCAATTAGGAGATGAAGTTTGGGTTAATTTTAAGTCGAATTCGATCGTAACATTCTGA
- a CDS encoding tetratricopeptide repeat protein yields the protein MVLAEIGVVHAEEAGAKSYVQASAEQGDALAQAKMGALYLLGRDGFEVDEQQAAGWMLKAAEQGLLEAEVVVAAMYDRGLGMPQDVKKATQWYEKAAAKGHGASLAILGKNEAPKGSVGFNYQAIRMRASKQIPNEYAKKILLKTNK from the coding sequence TTGGTTTTAGCTGAAATAGGTGTAGTTCATGCAGAAGAAGCCGGTGCCAAATCATATGTTCAGGCTTCGGCGGAACAAGGCGATGCGCTTGCGCAAGCTAAAATGGGTGCCTTATATTTATTGGGTCGGGATGGTTTTGAAGTCGATGAGCAACAAGCCGCCGGGTGGATGCTTAAGGCGGCTGAGCAAGGTCTGCTCGAAGCAGAAGTCGTAGTTGCTGCAATGTACGATAGAGGTTTAGGCATGCCACAAGATGTCAAAAAAGCCACGCAATGGTATGAAAAAGCAGCGGCAAAAGGCCATGGCGCTTCGTTGGCTATTCTGGGTAAAAATGAGGCGCCGAAGGGTAGTGTGGGTTTTAACTACCAGGCAATACGCATGCGAGCTTCCAAGCAAATTCCAAATGAATATGCAAAAAAGATTTTATTGAAAACGAATAAGTAA
- the mutS gene encoding DNA mismatch repair protein MutS, translating to MSIKQTSNQHTPMMQQYLRIKADHPDTLVFYRMGDFYELFFDDAKKAAQILDITLTQRGQSAGEPIPMAGIPYHAAEGYIAKLLRHSESVAICEQIGDPATSKGPVDRKVVRIVTPGTVTDEALLEDRKDNLLVALHVADSKFGIAALDVTSGRFVLQQLDSADTMLSEIERLDPAELLVSEDIALLQALKQRKGICKRPPWHFEPDSARQLVLNQFNTHDLSGFGCENMPIAIAAAGCLLQYVKDTQQSALPHIQGIRVENNSEGIQLDAASRRNLELDTHPTGELRYTLFGVLDKTVTAMGSRCLRRWINRPLRDQAILQNRYSAIESLLSERLLDAVRNQLNAVGDIERISSRIALKSARPRDLIVLRNTLAVLPTLQPLLSNTDSPELMRLAKQLTEQPELSELLQRAIIDNPPVLIRDGGVIAPGYHAELDELRNLSRNADQFLLDMEEREKAATGISGLKVNYNRVHGYYIEVSRLHAEKVPAHYHRKQTLKGVERYITEELKTFEDKVLSAKEKSLAFEKSLYDQLLNKLGESLIDLQQCAQGLAELDVLAAFAERAETLNLTRPQLTDKPGIDIEGGRHPVVEQVSDIPFVANDLKLSPQRRMLIITGPNMGGKSTYMRQAALIVLIAHIGCYVPAKAATIGPVDKIFTRIGASDDLAGGRSTFMVEMSETANILHNATEQSLILMDEIGRGTSTFDGLSLAWACADHLAKVTKAYTLFATHYFELTTLADEQKPIHNVHLDAMEYGDKIVFLHAVKEGPASQSYGLQVASLAGVPATVIDKAKLKLQHLENNTYYQNQTESGNQQLDLFATQECHPAVCLIEELDPDNLSPRQALDTLYRLKKMVE from the coding sequence ATGAGTATAAAACAAACCAGCAACCAACACACCCCGATGATGCAGCAATATCTGCGCATCAAGGCCGACCATCCCGACACGCTCGTTTTTTACCGGATGGGCGATTTTTATGAACTTTTTTTCGACGATGCCAAAAAAGCCGCTCAGATTCTCGATATTACGCTGACGCAGCGCGGCCAGTCGGCCGGTGAGCCGATTCCGATGGCCGGCATTCCGTATCATGCCGCCGAAGGCTACATCGCAAAATTGTTGCGCCACAGCGAATCGGTCGCGATTTGCGAACAAATCGGCGATCCGGCGACTTCGAAAGGACCGGTCGATCGCAAAGTGGTGCGCATCGTCACACCCGGCACCGTTACCGACGAAGCCCTGCTCGAGGACCGTAAGGATAATTTGCTGGTGGCGCTGCATGTTGCCGATTCCAAATTCGGTATCGCCGCTTTAGATGTGACCAGCGGACGCTTTGTATTGCAACAACTGGATTCGGCCGATACGATGTTGAGCGAAATCGAACGTCTGGACCCGGCCGAGCTATTGGTCAGCGAAGATATCGCTCTTCTACAGGCTTTGAAGCAGCGCAAAGGCATTTGTAAGCGCCCGCCTTGGCATTTCGAGCCTGACAGTGCGCGTCAACTGGTATTGAATCAATTCAACACGCACGATCTATCAGGCTTCGGTTGCGAAAATATGCCGATCGCTATTGCCGCGGCCGGCTGTCTGTTGCAATACGTCAAAGACACGCAGCAAAGCGCCCTGCCCCATATTCAAGGCATTCGGGTCGAAAACAATTCCGAGGGCATTCAACTCGATGCCGCGAGCCGCCGCAATCTGGAACTGGACACGCATCCGACCGGCGAGCTGCGCTACACCTTATTCGGCGTACTCGACAAAACCGTCACAGCGATGGGCAGTCGTTGTCTGCGCCGCTGGATCAACCGGCCGCTCAGAGACCAAGCCATTCTGCAAAACCGATATTCGGCAATCGAATCGCTATTGTCCGAACGGCTTTTAGATGCTGTTCGCAATCAATTAAATGCGGTCGGCGACATCGAGCGTATCAGCTCACGAATCGCACTCAAATCGGCCAGGCCGCGCGATTTGATCGTGTTACGCAATACCCTGGCCGTTTTACCGACATTGCAGCCCTTGCTATCGAATACCGACAGTCCGGAGCTGATGCGCCTGGCCAAGCAACTCACCGAACAACCCGAGTTATCTGAGCTGTTGCAACGAGCCATTATCGACAACCCGCCTGTTCTAATTCGCGACGGCGGCGTCATTGCCCCCGGTTACCATGCCGAACTCGATGAACTGCGCAACTTAAGCCGCAATGCCGATCAATTTCTGCTCGATATGGAGGAGCGAGAAAAGGCTGCGACCGGCATTAGCGGCCTAAAAGTCAATTACAACCGCGTGCATGGTTACTATATCGAGGTTTCAAGATTACATGCCGAGAAAGTTCCGGCACACTACCACCGTAAACAAACGCTGAAAGGCGTCGAGCGCTACATTACCGAGGAATTAAAAACCTTCGAAGATAAAGTTCTGAGTGCGAAAGAAAAATCGCTGGCCTTCGAAAAATCACTATACGATCAATTGCTGAACAAGCTCGGCGAGTCATTAATTGATCTGCAGCAATGCGCGCAAGGACTCGCCGAACTGGATGTGCTGGCGGCATTTGCCGAACGCGCCGAAACATTGAATTTGACTCGCCCGCAATTGACCGATAAGCCCGGCATCGATATCGAAGGCGGACGGCATCCGGTCGTCGAGCAAGTCTCCGACATTCCGTTTGTCGCAAACGATCTTAAACTATCGCCTCAGCGCCGCATGCTCATCATCACCGGCCCGAATATGGGCGGTAAATCGACTTATATGCGCCAGGCGGCCTTGATCGTGTTGATCGCGCATATCGGCTGTTATGTTCCGGCCAAGGCCGCAACGATCGGCCCGGTCGATAAGATTTTCACCCGCATCGGCGCTTCAGACGACTTGGCCGGCGGACGTTCGACTTTCATGGTTGAAATGTCGGAAACTGCCAATATTCTGCATAACGCAACCGAACAAAGCTTGATATTGATGGACGAAATCGGCCGCGGCACCAGCACTTTTGACGGCTTGTCTTTGGCTTGGGCTTGCGCCGATCATTTAGCAAAAGTCACAAAGGCTTATACGTTATTCGCGACGCATTATTTCGAGTTGACGACTCTAGCGGACGAGCAAAAACCGATCCATAACGTGCATCTCGACGCAATGGAGTACGGCGACAAAATCGTGTTTCTGCATGCGGTCAAGGAAGGTCCGGCGAGCCAAAGTTACGGGCTGCAAGTCGCCTCACTGGCTGGTGTTCCGGCAACAGTGATAGACAAAGCCAAATTGAAATTGCAGCATCTCGAAAACAACACTTATTATCAAAACCAGACCGAATCGGGCAATCAGCAATTGGATTTATTCGCGACCCAAGAGTGCCATCCGGCAGTCTGTTTGATCGAGGAGTTAGACCCGGACAACTTGAGCCCGAGGCAAGCTTTGGATACGCTTTATCGTTTAAAAAAGATGGTGGAGTAA
- the gltX gene encoding glutamate--tRNA ligase, which produces MTTKTRFAPSPTGYLHIGGARTALFSWLYSRKHGGRFILRIEDTDLERSTQESVNAILEGMTWLGLEYDEGPFYQTHRFERYKAVIQQLLDQGDAYYCYCSKEELEQLRNEQMANKEKPRYNGKCRETPGVSEGVMPVIRFRNPNDGEVVIRDLVKGDIVVSNKELDDLIIARSDGSPTYNLSVVVDDMDMGVTHVIRGDDHINNTPRQMNILKALGAPIPEYAHLPMILGADGARLSKRHGAVSVMQYRDEGYLPEALLNYLVRLGWSHGDQEIFSLDEMIEYFELKDVNVSASAFNPEKLLWLNHQYIMNSDPAHVARHLSWHMGEQGIDPTDGPDLVELVKVQKERCKTLVEMATISRYFYKDFDEYDEKAAKKNFKSESADVLQQLHDQFSGLDNWQGEVLHQIVVNLAETLGLNLGKVAQPLRVAVCGTSVSPPIDMTLALLGREKTLARLVRAVDFIKSLN; this is translated from the coding sequence ATGACGACAAAAACACGATTTGCCCCGAGTCCGACGGGTTATCTTCATATCGGCGGCGCGCGGACCGCGCTTTTCTCATGGTTGTATTCCCGTAAGCACGGGGGCCGTTTTATTTTGAGGATCGAAGATACCGATCTGGAGCGTTCGACGCAAGAATCGGTTAATGCGATTTTGGAAGGAATGACTTGGTTAGGCTTGGAGTACGACGAAGGACCTTTCTATCAGACGCACCGGTTCGAACGTTACAAAGCCGTCATACAGCAACTGCTCGACCAGGGTGATGCCTACTATTGCTATTGCAGTAAAGAAGAGCTGGAACAGCTGCGTAACGAGCAGATGGCGAATAAGGAAAAACCGCGTTATAACGGTAAATGCCGGGAAACTCCGGGCGTATCTGAAGGCGTCATGCCGGTGATTCGATTTAGGAATCCGAATGATGGCGAGGTGGTTATCAGGGATTTGGTGAAAGGCGATATTGTCGTTTCGAACAAAGAATTGGACGATTTGATCATCGCACGCTCCGACGGATCGCCGACATACAATCTCAGTGTCGTCGTCGATGATATGGATATGGGAGTGACGCATGTGATTCGCGGTGACGACCACATAAACAATACGCCGAGACAGATGAATATATTGAAGGCGTTGGGTGCCCCGATTCCGGAATATGCACATCTGCCGATGATATTGGGCGCGGATGGCGCGAGACTGTCCAAACGCCATGGCGCGGTCAGCGTGATGCAGTACAGGGATGAAGGTTATTTACCCGAAGCGCTATTGAATTATCTGGTTCGGTTGGGTTGGTCGCATGGCGATCAGGAAATTTTTAGCCTGGACGAAATGATCGAGTATTTCGAACTAAAAGACGTCAATGTGTCGGCATCGGCATTCAACCCGGAAAAGTTATTGTGGCTCAATCATCAATACATCATGAACTCGGATCCGGCTCATGTCGCACGGCATTTGAGTTGGCACATGGGCGAGCAGGGTATCGACCCTACCGACGGACCGGATTTGGTTGAGTTAGTCAAAGTTCAGAAAGAGCGTTGTAAAACCCTGGTCGAAATGGCGACGATCAGTCGCTATTTCTACAAGGACTTCGATGAATACGACGAAAAGGCTGCAAAAAAGAATTTCAAATCGGAGAGTGCGGACGTTTTGCAGCAGTTGCATGATCAATTTAGCGGACTGGATAATTGGCAGGGAGAGGTTTTGCATCAAATTGTCGTCAATTTAGCCGAGACCTTGGGGCTGAATTTGGGAAAAGTCGCGCAGCCCCTGCGAGTAGCGGTTTGCGGGACTTCGGTGTCGCCCCCGATCGATATGACATTGGCGTTGTTGGGGCGCGAAAAAACATTGGCGCGATTAGTTCGTGCCGTGGATTTTATTAAGTCTTTAAATTAA
- a CDS encoding CinA family protein, with protein sequence MIGLAPLVPLNTENEIIALARVVGLSLKERGWLLTTAESCTGGGIAQAITEIPGSSAWFDRGFVTYSNAAKIQMLGVRAETIENYGAVSAETASEMTGGALKHSQADWAIAVTGIAGPDGGTSVKPVGTVYIAWQRRGAIAEIAEMHFDGDRHQIRTETIKTALAEWLNIDK encoded by the coding sequence TTGATAGGTCTTGCCCCATTGGTCCCATTAAATACAGAGAACGAAATCATCGCATTGGCTCGCGTGGTCGGGTTGAGTCTAAAGGAACGCGGTTGGCTGCTGACAACCGCCGAATCCTGTACCGGCGGCGGCATTGCACAAGCGATTACCGAAATACCGGGCAGTTCGGCTTGGTTTGACCGAGGCTTCGTGACTTACAGCAATGCCGCCAAAATACAAATGCTGGGCGTCCGGGCCGAGACGATCGAAAATTATGGCGCGGTTAGCGCCGAGACTGCGAGCGAGATGACAGGCGGCGCATTGAAACACAGTCAGGCCGATTGGGCAATCGCGGTGACCGGCATTGCAGGACCGGATGGCGGCACTTCGGTGAAACCGGTCGGCACGGTTTACATCGCTTGGCAGCGGCGTGGTGCAATTGCCGAAATTGCCGAAATGCATTTTGATGGCGATCGCCACCAAATTAGAACCGAAACAATCAAGACCGCATTGGCGGAATGGTTGAATATTGATAAGTAA